The Tamandua tetradactyla isolate mTamTet1 chromosome 23, mTamTet1.pri, whole genome shotgun sequence genome includes a window with the following:
- the LOC143666550 gene encoding olfactory receptor 8H1-like, producing the protein MGSRNNTNVPDFILMGLTDSKVIQQVLFMLFLLIYLITLLGNAGMILIIHLDLQLHTPMYYFLSHLSFLDLSYSTVIIPKTLENLLTSNKYISFMGCFTQMSFFIFLAVTEFFFLSSMAYDRYVAICNPLNYQVIMSTRLCRALITGSYAIGFTESLGTVVYISNLNFCKSNVIYHFFCDMIPILALACTDTRDIEIMMFISGSLNVMVSLITISVSYGSILSTILKINSTSGKYKAFSTCASHLLGVTIFYSTTIFTYLKPKQSYSLGKNQVASVFYTMLIPMLNPLIYSLRNKEVKNALFRIRQKREGSRQLK; encoded by the coding sequence ATGGGAAGTAGGAATAACACAAATGTACCTGACTTCATCCTTATGGGATTGACAGACTCTAAAGTGATCCAGCAGGTACTTTTTATGCTATTTCTCTTGATATACCTGATTACCCTGCTGGGGAATGCAGGGATGATACTGATAATTCACCTGGACCTCCAGCTTCACACTCCCATGTATTATTTCCTCAGTCACCTGTCCTTCCTTGACCTCAGTTATTCAACGGTCATCATCCCTAAAACCTTAGAGAACTTACTGACTTCCAACAAGTACATTTCATTCATGGGCTGCTTCACCCAGAtgtctttttttatcttcttggcagtcactgaatttttttttctctcttcgatggcctatgaccgctatgtggctaTCTGCAACCCTCTAAACTATCAGGTTATTATGTCCACGAGACTCTGCAGAGCCCTCATCACTGGGTCCTATGCGATTGGCTTTACTGAATCATTAGGCACTGTTGTTTACATAAGCAATTTGAATTTCTGCAAATCCAATGTAAtctatcactttttctgtgacatGATCCCCATTTTAGCCCTGGCCTGCACTGACACTCGTGACATTGAAATAATGATGTTCATCTCTGGTAGTTTAAATGTCATGGTGTCTCTGATCACAATCTCTGTGTCCTATGGGTCCATTCTGTCTACTATCCTGAAAATTAATTCTACTTCAGGAAAATACAAAGCCTTCTCTACTTGTGCATCTCATCTCCTGGGAGTCACCATCTTTTATAGCACTAcgatttttacttatttaaagcCAAAGCAGTCCTACTCTTTGGGAAAAAATCAAGTGGCCTCTGTGTTTTATACTATGTTGATTCCCATGTTGAATCCACTCATTTATAGTCTTAggaacaaagaagtgaaaaatgctctCTTTAGAatcaggcagaagagagagggttCCAGGCAATTGAAATGA